A genomic region of Trifolium pratense cultivar HEN17-A07 linkage group LG3, ARS_RC_1.1, whole genome shotgun sequence contains the following coding sequences:
- the LOC123914341 gene encoding uncharacterized protein LOC123914341 isoform X2: protein MSYLEFTKIPFNRGRTSMTVGASMVYQPELKKDKRKGKPPAHPKNRGKLPEIYASVIGQYIGDTVLLQDINENQIQVAVFKKNNSQIYFTHGWSRLKDFYNINAGAWITLLFISPFVFFIRVPYITGVEITYPHRTPPYKLVLEKPFLEATSNGPIPYFVLPKVFTHSLEKTLTAPDVETGTLTIYWRGFCQNALPNEETKLRLIDWLGNTWDHCDLKFDNGPYISCKISGQWGDVCKVHKLSEGVVVKFGVTKSSNNRTIYFKLSPFIGVKTTLHAPSTSSNRKKFYQSQYYYML, encoded by the exons ATGTCATATCTGGAATTTACG aaaattccTTTTAACAGAGGGAGAACAAGTATGACAGTTGGTGCTTCTATGGTATACCAGCCTGAGCTAAAGAAGgataaaagaaaaggaaaaccaCCTGCTCATCCCAAA AATCGAGGAAAACTACCGGAAATATATGCAAGCGTCATTGGTCAGTACATTGGTGATACAGTTCTTTTACAGGACATTAACGAAAATCAAATCCAAGTAGCTGTATTCAAAAAGAACAATTCACAGATTTATTTCACTCATGGCTGGTCTCGATTGAAAGATTTCTATAACATCAATGCCGGCGCTTGGATTACTCTTTTGTTCATCAGTCCTTTTGTCTTCTTTATTCGGGTACCATACATTACTGGTGTGGAAATCACCTATCCTCATAGGACTCCCCCATATAAACTTGTGTTGGAAAAACCTTTCCTAGAAGCAACTTCAAATGGACCTATTCCCTACTTTGTCCTTCCAAAAGTTTTTACCCACAGTCTTGAAAAAACCCTCACTGCTCCTGATGTTGAGACTGGGACTTTG ACAATCTATTGGAGAGGTTTCTGTCAAAATGCACTCCCTAATGAAGAGACTAAACTCAGATTAATTGACTGGCTTGGTAACACCTGGGATCACTGTGATTTGAAGTTTGACAATGGCCCTTATATCAGCTGCAAAATTTCAGGACAATGGGGAGATGTTTGCAAGGTACATAAACTGTCCGAGGGTGTAGTTGTTAAATTCGGTGTTACTAAGTCATCTAACAATAGGACTATCTACTTTAAGCTATCCCCTTTCATTGGTGTTAAAACTACCCTGCATGCTCCGTCAACATCCAGCAATCGGAAGAAATTCTACCAAAGTCAGTACTATTATATGCTCTAG
- the LOC123914341 gene encoding uncharacterized protein LOC123914341 isoform X1, whose amino-acid sequence MVYVDVKGKATNSSLRGRTSMTVGASMVYQPELKKDKRKGKPPAHPKNRGKLPEIYASVIGQYIGDTVLLQDINENQIQVAVFKKNNSQIYFTHGWSRLKDFYNINAGAWITLLFISPFVFFIRVPYITGVEITYPHRTPPYKLVLEKPFLEATSNGPIPYFVLPKVFTHSLEKTLTAPDVETGTLTIYWRGFCQNALPNEETKLRLIDWLGNTWDHCDLKFDNGPYISCKISGQWGDVCKVHKLSEGVVVKFGVTKSSNNRTIYFKLSPFIGVKTTLHAPSTSSNRKKFYQSQYYYML is encoded by the exons A TGGTTTATGTTGATGTAAAAGGGAAAGCTACAAATTCTAGCTTAAG AGGGAGAACAAGTATGACAGTTGGTGCTTCTATGGTATACCAGCCTGAGCTAAAGAAGgataaaagaaaaggaaaaccaCCTGCTCATCCCAAA AATCGAGGAAAACTACCGGAAATATATGCAAGCGTCATTGGTCAGTACATTGGTGATACAGTTCTTTTACAGGACATTAACGAAAATCAAATCCAAGTAGCTGTATTCAAAAAGAACAATTCACAGATTTATTTCACTCATGGCTGGTCTCGATTGAAAGATTTCTATAACATCAATGCCGGCGCTTGGATTACTCTTTTGTTCATCAGTCCTTTTGTCTTCTTTATTCGGGTACCATACATTACTGGTGTGGAAATCACCTATCCTCATAGGACTCCCCCATATAAACTTGTGTTGGAAAAACCTTTCCTAGAAGCAACTTCAAATGGACCTATTCCCTACTTTGTCCTTCCAAAAGTTTTTACCCACAGTCTTGAAAAAACCCTCACTGCTCCTGATGTTGAGACTGGGACTTTG ACAATCTATTGGAGAGGTTTCTGTCAAAATGCACTCCCTAATGAAGAGACTAAACTCAGATTAATTGACTGGCTTGGTAACACCTGGGATCACTGTGATTTGAAGTTTGACAATGGCCCTTATATCAGCTGCAAAATTTCAGGACAATGGGGAGATGTTTGCAAGGTACATAAACTGTCCGAGGGTGTAGTTGTTAAATTCGGTGTTACTAAGTCATCTAACAATAGGACTATCTACTTTAAGCTATCCCCTTTCATTGGTGTTAAAACTACCCTGCATGCTCCGTCAACATCCAGCAATCGGAAGAAATTCTACCAAAGTCAGTACTATTATATGCTCTAG
- the LOC123914341 gene encoding uncharacterized protein LOC123914341 isoform X3, whose protein sequence is MTVGASMVYQPELKKDKRKGKPPAHPKNRGKLPEIYASVIGQYIGDTVLLQDINENQIQVAVFKKNNSQIYFTHGWSRLKDFYNINAGAWITLLFISPFVFFIRVPYITGVEITYPHRTPPYKLVLEKPFLEATSNGPIPYFVLPKVFTHSLEKTLTAPDVETGTLTIYWRGFCQNALPNEETKLRLIDWLGNTWDHCDLKFDNGPYISCKISGQWGDVCKVHKLSEGVVVKFGVTKSSNNRTIYFKLSPFIGVKTTLHAPSTSSNRKKFYQSQYYYML, encoded by the exons ATGACAGTTGGTGCTTCTATGGTATACCAGCCTGAGCTAAAGAAGgataaaagaaaaggaaaaccaCCTGCTCATCCCAAA AATCGAGGAAAACTACCGGAAATATATGCAAGCGTCATTGGTCAGTACATTGGTGATACAGTTCTTTTACAGGACATTAACGAAAATCAAATCCAAGTAGCTGTATTCAAAAAGAACAATTCACAGATTTATTTCACTCATGGCTGGTCTCGATTGAAAGATTTCTATAACATCAATGCCGGCGCTTGGATTACTCTTTTGTTCATCAGTCCTTTTGTCTTCTTTATTCGGGTACCATACATTACTGGTGTGGAAATCACCTATCCTCATAGGACTCCCCCATATAAACTTGTGTTGGAAAAACCTTTCCTAGAAGCAACTTCAAATGGACCTATTCCCTACTTTGTCCTTCCAAAAGTTTTTACCCACAGTCTTGAAAAAACCCTCACTGCTCCTGATGTTGAGACTGGGACTTTG ACAATCTATTGGAGAGGTTTCTGTCAAAATGCACTCCCTAATGAAGAGACTAAACTCAGATTAATTGACTGGCTTGGTAACACCTGGGATCACTGTGATTTGAAGTTTGACAATGGCCCTTATATCAGCTGCAAAATTTCAGGACAATGGGGAGATGTTTGCAAGGTACATAAACTGTCCGAGGGTGTAGTTGTTAAATTCGGTGTTACTAAGTCATCTAACAATAGGACTATCTACTTTAAGCTATCCCCTTTCATTGGTGTTAAAACTACCCTGCATGCTCCGTCAACATCCAGCAATCGGAAGAAATTCTACCAAAGTCAGTACTATTATATGCTCTAG
- the LOC123914342 gene encoding linamarin synthase 1-like — protein MDSPRSSNQQKPHVVLVPFPAQGHVNPFMQLAKLLRCNGFHITFVNTEFNHKRLIKSLGPDFVKGLPDFQFETIPDGLPESDKDATQDIPMLCASTRKNFYVPFKELVIKLNTSPHTPVTCIIGDGNYDFAGRVANELGIPEMQFWTASSVGFVGYLQFEQLVKRGILPFKDENFIADGTLDTSLDWISGIKNIRLKDLPSFMRVTDLKDIMFDFFCYEPPNCLRSSAIIINTFEDFENEALDALRAKNPNIYTIGPLHMLGRHFPEKDNGFKASGSSFWKNDQECIKWLDKWEPCSVLYVNYGSITFMSDHHLKEFAWGIANSKLPFLWIMRPDVVMGEETTTLPQEFLDEVKDRGYITNWCFQDQVLAHPSVAVFLTHCGWNSTLEAISFGVPTICWPFFAEQQTNCRYLCNTWKIGMEINHDVKREEITELVIEMMEGEKGKEMRQKSLEWKKKATNATDLEGSSYNNFYKLIKEILHLNAI, from the exons ATGGACTCTCCTCGTAGTAGTAACCAACAAAAACCACATGTTGTATTAGTACCATTTCCAGCACAAGGTCATGTAAACCCTTTCATGCAACTAGCAAAACTCCTTCGTTGTAATGGTTTCCACATAACCTTTGTCAACACTGAATTCAACCACAAACGTTTGATTAAATCTCTTGGACCAGATTTTGTTAAGGGTCTTCCAGATTTTCAATTTGAAACCATACCTGATGGTTTACCAGAATCTGATAAAGATGCAACACAAGATATTCCAATGTTGTGTGCTTCTACTAGAAAAAACTTTTATGTGCCTTTTAAAGAGCTTGTTATTAAGCTTAACACTTCACCTCATACTCCAGTTACTTGTATAATTGGTGATGGAAATTATGACTTTGCTGGAAGAGTTGCTAACGAATTGGGTATTCCAGAGATGCAATTTTGGACAGCTTCTAGTGTTGGCTTTGTGGGATATTTGCAATTTGAACAACTTGTCAAAAGAGGGATTCTTCCATTCAAag ATGAAAATTTTATTGCCGATGGCACGTTGGATACAAGTTTAGATTGGATTTCAGGAATAAAAAATATCAGACTAAAAGACCTACCAAGTTTCATGAGAGTCACTGATCTAAAGGATATCATGTTTGATTTCTTTTGTTACGAGCCACCAAACTGTTTAAGATCATCAGCAATCATCATTAACACATTTGAAGACTTCGAAAATGAAGCTCTCGACGCTCTTAGAGCCAAAAACCCAAACATATATACCATTGGCCCCCTTCACATGCTTGGTAGACATTTTCCTGAAAAAGATAATGGTTTTAAAGCTAGTGGTTCAAGTTTTTGGAAAAATGACCAAGAATGCATAAAATGGTTGGATAAATGGGAACCTTGCTCGGTACTATATGTTAATTATGGAAGTATAACTTTTATGAGTGATCATCACTTGAAAGAATTTGCTTGGGGAATAGCAAATAGTAAGTTACCATTTTTATGGATAATGAGACCTGATGTAGTAATGGGTGAAGAAACTACAACATTGCCACAAGAGTTTCTAGATGAGGTCAAGGATAGAGGATACATAACTAATTGGTGCTTCCAAGACCAAGTTCTTGCTCATCCATCTGTTGCGGTGTTTCTAACTCATTGTGGTTGGAATTCGACACTTGAAGCTATTTCTTTCGGTGTGCCTACTATTTGTTGGCCTTTCTTTGCCGAGCAACAAACCAATTGTAGGTATCTATGCAACACTTGGAAAATAGGGATGGAAATTAACCATGATGTGAAAAGGGAAGAGATAACAGAACTTGTAATAGAAATGATGGAAGGAGAAAAGGGAAAAGAAATGAGACAAAAGAGCTTAGAATGGAAGAAGAAAGCTACAAATGCTACTGATTTGGAAGGATCATCGTACAATAATTTCTATAAGTTAATCAAAGAGATTCTTCATCTCAATGCTATTTGA
- the LOC123914343 gene encoding pyruvate dehydrogenase E1 component subunit beta-3, chloroplastic-like yields MATLFQGLAAVTPLSQSNSIESNKLLFSSRRSLSERKGSNFVVRSDAKVNQVLKSGAARKHELLIPNAVATQGSSSVASASKPGHELLLFEALREGLEEEMERDPTVCVMGEDVGHYGGSYKVTRNLAEKFGDLRVLDTPIAENAFTGMGIGAAMTGLRPIIEGMNMGFLLLAFNQISNNCGMLHYTSGGQFKIPVVIRGPGGVGRQLGAEHSQRLESYFQSIPGIQMVACSTPYNAKGLMKAAIRSDNPVILFEHVLLYNLKERIPDEEYVLSLEEAEMVRPGEHVTILTYSRMRYHVMQAAKTLVNKGYDPEVIDIRSLKPFDLHTIGNSIKKTHRVLIVEECMRTGGIGASLTAAITENFHDYLDAPIICLSSQDVPTPYAGTLEEWTVVQPAQIVTAVEQLCQ; encoded by the exons ATGGCGACCCTTTTCCAGGGATTGGCAGCTGTTACCCCTTTGTCTCAATCCAATTCCATCGAATCCAACAAGTTACTCTTTTCTTCTCGTAGATCTCTCTCAG AGAGGAAAGGAAGCAATTTTGTTGTCAGATCTGATGCAAAGGTGAACCAGGTTTTGAAATCAGGAGCAGCTCGTAAGCATGAATTGTTGATTCCTAATGCAGTTGCA ACACAAGGAAGTAGTTCCGTGGCTTCTGCATCAAAACCCGG GCATGAACTTCTCCTTTTTGAAGCCCTACGCGAAGGTTTGGAAGAAGAAATGGAAAGGGATCCTACTGTTTGTGTCATGGGTGAAGATGTAGGTCATTATGGTGGATCTTACAAGGTGACTAGAAACCTGGCTGAAAAGTTTGGTGACCTCAGAGTTTTGGACACCCCTATTGCTGAGAACGCCTTCACTGGAATGGGCATTGGAGCTGCCATGACTGGTCTGAGGCCAATCATCGAGGGCATGAACATGGGATTTCTACTTCTGGCATTTAACCAAATCTCTAACAATTGTGGAATGCTGCATTACACGTCCGGAGGTCAGTTTAAAATACCAGTTGTCATTCGTGGACCTGGTGGAGTTGGTCGGCAACTTGGAGCAGAACACTCGCAGCGGCTGGAGTCATATTTTCAATCAATCCCTGGTATTCAGATGGTGGCTTGCTCAACACCTTACAACGCCAAGGGTTTGATGAAAGCTGCAATTCGAAGCGACAACCCTGTCATACTTTTTGAGCATGTTTTGCTTTATAACCTCAAGGAAAGAATTCCAGATGAAGAGTATGTATTGTCGCTTGAAGAAGCCGAGATGGTTAGGCCAGGGGAGCATGTCACAATATTAACGTATTCAAGGATGAGGTATCATGTCATGCAAGCTGCAAAGACATTGGTGAACAAGGGATATGACCCTGAAGTAATTGATATCAGGtctttgaaaccatttgatCTTCACACAATTGGGAATTCAATAAAGAAGACGCATCGGGTCCTCATAGTGGAGGAGTGCATGCGAACGGGTGGAATTGGGGCTAGTTTGACGGCTGCCATTACTGAAAACTTCCATGACTATTTGGATGCTCCTATCATATGTTTATCCTCTCAGGATGTGCCAACTCCATATGCTGGAACATTGGAAGAATGGACCGTGGTCCAACCTGCTCAAATTGTGACTGCAGTTGAGCAGCTCTGCCAGTGA